Proteins co-encoded in one Zymomonas mobilis subsp. mobilis ATCC 10988 genomic window:
- a CDS encoding GNAT family N-acetyltransferase, whose amino-acid sequence MIQYHDGWAFVDTGDSLLDYVMEIMTDAFDPFYGEAWNRHQCNSIMGLPGVYALVVTIEGKPAGFLLSRTVFDECELLLLAVKPEFRREGVATALFKKLIAKAKIEDTKYLHLEVREKNPALNLYYQIGFREVGRRINYYKSLNGDLYNAITLRFIVI is encoded by the coding sequence ATGATACAGTATCATGATGGCTGGGCGTTTGTAGATACAGGTGATTCTCTTCTCGATTATGTCATGGAAATCATGACGGATGCTTTTGACCCATTCTATGGCGAGGCGTGGAATCGTCATCAATGTAATAGCATTATGGGGTTACCGGGCGTTTATGCTCTTGTTGTAACAATAGAAGGGAAACCGGCGGGTTTCTTGTTATCTCGTACTGTTTTTGACGAGTGCGAGCTATTATTATTAGCAGTTAAACCGGAATTCCGCCGCGAAGGGGTCGCGACAGCCCTTTTTAAAAAGCTGATCGCCAAAGCCAAAATCGAAGATACTAAATATCTTCATCTTGAAGTCAGAGAAAAAAATCCGGCCTTAAACCTTTATTACCAGATTGGCTTTAGAGAGGTTGGCCGTCGAATCAATTATTATAAATCGTTAAATGGCGACTTATACAATGCGATAACTCTCCGCTTCATTGTTATTTAA
- a CDS encoding DEAD/DEAH box helicase — protein MTETSVSFKTLGLDSSLVQALDGLGYSKPTPIQAQAIPHLLEGKDLCGIAQTGTGKTAAFALPSIHYLATNPQARPQRGCRMLILSPTRELASQIARACNDYTRHLRMSVNAVFGGVPIGRQMRMLDRGTDILVATPGRLLDLIDQRALVLKDVEVFVLDEADQMLDLGFIHALRRIDKLLPKNRQTLFFSATMPKTIQELSSQFLSDPVTVSVAPQSSTAERVEQFGIFVNQSEKQALLTITLKNTPGLDRALVFTRTKHGADRVVRHLEAAGLPAAAIHGNKSQPQRERALNAFRNGRLKILVATDIAARGIDVPGVSHVFNYELPNVAEQYVHRIGRTARAGRDGQAISFIANDERSYLRSIERLTRVKLQILPLPENFVMEKELLPHPAPMRPERDGRDGRGGRGGGRGRFGGGAKPGFNHSHGKGDDRGDRGGERPRRPRRPQMRGVRAVARS, from the coding sequence ATGACGGAAACATCTGTTTCGTTCAAAACCCTTGGTCTCGACTCGTCACTTGTGCAGGCTCTGGATGGTCTCGGTTATAGTAAGCCGACCCCGATTCAGGCACAAGCTATCCCCCATTTATTAGAAGGCAAGGATCTTTGCGGTATCGCCCAGACCGGCACCGGTAAAACCGCAGCCTTTGCTCTGCCTTCTATTCATTATCTCGCAACCAACCCGCAGGCACGGCCTCAGCGTGGTTGCCGTATGCTGATTTTATCACCGACGCGCGAACTGGCCAGCCAGATTGCCCGCGCTTGCAATGACTATACCCGTCATCTGCGTATGTCGGTTAATGCCGTATTTGGTGGCGTTCCTATTGGTCGTCAGATGAGAATGCTGGATCGTGGCACCGATATTTTGGTTGCAACACCCGGTCGCTTGCTGGATTTGATCGACCAGCGCGCGCTTGTCTTAAAAGACGTCGAAGTTTTCGTCTTGGACGAAGCCGACCAGATGCTGGATCTTGGTTTTATCCATGCGTTGCGCCGCATTGACAAATTGCTGCCGAAGAACCGCCAGACTTTGTTCTTCTCGGCTACGATGCCAAAAACGATTCAGGAATTGAGCAGTCAGTTCTTGTCTGATCCGGTAACCGTTTCGGTTGCGCCCCAGTCTTCAACGGCTGAACGGGTTGAGCAATTCGGTATTTTCGTTAACCAGTCTGAAAAACAGGCTTTGTTGACGATTACGCTGAAAAATACCCCTGGCCTTGATCGGGCTTTGGTCTTTACCCGTACGAAGCATGGTGCCGATAGAGTGGTTCGCCATTTGGAAGCCGCTGGTCTGCCTGCTGCCGCCATTCATGGTAACAAAAGCCAGCCGCAGCGTGAACGCGCTTTGAATGCCTTCCGTAATGGCCGGTTAAAAATTCTGGTGGCCACCGATATTGCTGCCCGTGGTATTGACGTTCCGGGTGTCAGCCATGTCTTCAATTACGAATTGCCGAATGTCGCCGAACAATATGTCCATCGTATTGGCCGCACTGCTCGTGCTGGTCGTGATGGTCAGGCTATCAGCTTTATTGCCAATGACGAACGCTCTTACTTGCGCTCTATCGAACGTTTGACTCGTGTCAAATTGCAGATTTTGCCGCTGCCTGAAAACTTTGTCATGGAAAAAGAATTGCTGCCGCATCCGGCTCCGATGCGTCCAGAACGGGATGGCAGAGATGGTCGCGGTGGTCGTGGCGGTGGTCGCGGTCGCTTTGGCGGCGGTGCAAAACCGGGTTTCAACCACTCTCATGGTAAAGGTGATGATCGTGGTGATCGCGGTGGTGAACGTCCGCGTCGTCCGCGTCGTCCGCAGATGCGTGGTGTTCGTGCCGTTGCTCGTAGCTAA
- the purE gene encoding 5-(carboxyamino)imidazole ribonucleotide mutase translates to MNNQPPSIDESSPAPIIALIMGSQSDWETMHHAADVLSALQIPYETRIISAHRTPKRLYDYVGSLVSKGFKAVIAGAGGAAHLPGMSAAITRLPVFGVPVQSKALNGMDSLLSIVQMPAGIPVGTLAIGRAGAINAALLSAAILANNDDDLAERLDQWRQRQTADVQDQPDTLPRISSL, encoded by the coding sequence ATGAACAACCAGCCCCCCTCTATAGACGAATCTAGCCCTGCCCCGATCATTGCCTTGATTATGGGCAGTCAATCCGATTGGGAAACCATGCATCATGCGGCAGATGTTTTATCTGCCCTTCAAATTCCGTATGAAACGCGTATCATTTCAGCGCATAGAACCCCGAAACGGTTATATGACTATGTCGGTTCGCTGGTTTCAAAAGGGTTTAAAGCCGTTATTGCGGGTGCTGGTGGGGCGGCACATTTGCCGGGCATGTCCGCGGCTATTACAAGATTGCCTGTTTTCGGGGTGCCGGTGCAATCAAAAGCCCTAAACGGCATGGATAGCTTGCTTTCTATTGTTCAGATGCCCGCCGGAATTCCGGTTGGAACCCTTGCGATTGGCCGCGCAGGTGCTATCAATGCGGCTCTTCTTTCTGCTGCCATACTTGCCAATAATGATGATGATCTGGCCGAAAGGTTGGATCAGTGGCGGCAGCGTCAAACGGCTGATGTTCAGGATCAGCCAGATACTCTGCCAAGGATCTCTTCTTTATGA
- a CDS encoding 5-(carboxyamino)imidazole ribonucleotide synthase, whose translation MTQTLPPGSKIGIIGNGQLGQMMAIAATQLGYFCHVYAPNQSGPANVVAAKSFVGAYDDGEKLKEFAASVDVITYEFENIPAAPLVEIAKRVAVYPPPQALNVAQDRLTEKNYASDLKIRPAPFRPVSSLRELSYALLELGIPSILKQRTQGYDGRGQMVVKKATDSHLAEIWSELSCKEAILEGMVKFEHEFSVLAVRDIKGQFLTWDIPANTHNNGILDHSVVPANDFILQQADAAIKATQRIADSLNYVGVLAVEFFATQFGPIFNEMAPRVHNSGHWTIEGAETSQFENHIRAVCGLPLGSTALTAERVEMKNLIGAQVNTWEKILSRRNNYLHVYGKGTAKPGRKMGHVTKLIKRII comes from the coding sequence ATGACCCAGACACTTCCGCCCGGTTCTAAAATTGGCATTATTGGTAATGGCCAGTTAGGTCAGATGATGGCGATTGCGGCGACGCAATTGGGATATTTCTGTCATGTCTATGCCCCCAATCAATCGGGGCCAGCCAATGTCGTGGCTGCTAAAAGTTTCGTCGGTGCATATGATGACGGCGAGAAACTGAAAGAATTTGCGGCCTCGGTTGATGTTATCACCTATGAGTTTGAAAATATTCCAGCCGCGCCGTTAGTCGAAATTGCCAAGCGGGTTGCGGTTTATCCACCACCCCAAGCCTTGAATGTAGCGCAGGATCGTCTGACCGAAAAGAATTATGCGTCAGATTTGAAGATACGGCCTGCGCCCTTTCGGCCTGTGAGCTCGCTCCGTGAATTATCCTATGCCCTTTTGGAATTAGGTATTCCGTCTATCTTGAAGCAGCGCACTCAAGGCTATGACGGTCGCGGGCAAATGGTTGTTAAAAAAGCAACCGATTCCCATTTGGCCGAAATATGGAGTGAGCTTTCTTGTAAAGAAGCCATTCTTGAAGGCATGGTCAAATTCGAGCATGAATTTTCTGTTTTAGCTGTTCGTGATATTAAAGGTCAGTTTTTGACTTGGGATATTCCAGCCAATACCCACAATAATGGTATCTTGGATCATTCGGTCGTACCGGCGAATGACTTCATTTTACAGCAGGCAGATGCCGCGATTAAGGCCACGCAAAGAATTGCCGATTCCTTGAATTATGTCGGTGTTCTGGCCGTTGAATTTTTTGCGACCCAATTTGGCCCGATCTTTAACGAGATGGCTCCGCGTGTTCATAATAGCGGTCATTGGACGATTGAAGGCGCAGAAACCTCCCAATTTGAAAATCACATTCGTGCCGTTTGTGGTTTGCCCTTGGGCTCAACCGCTTTGACGGCGGAAAGAGTCGAGATGAAAAATTTGATCGGGGCGCAGGTCAATACATGGGAAAAAATTCTCTCTCGCCGGAATAACTATCTGCATGTTTACGGCAAAGGTACCGCCAAACCGGGACGAAAAATGGGGCATGTGACCAAATTGATTAAACGAATTATCTGA
- the ubiA gene encoding 4-hydroxybenzoate octaprenyltransferase, with translation MVEQGNSVSTESDSRIVSDSEAKGIVKRLPPKLAAYISLARADRPIGVWLLFWPGAAAVALAGGLLSHWFLLPAFFIGAFVMRSAGCVYNDIVDRDLDKKVARTRNRPLASGFISVKAACLFIAFLCLIGLGCLTFFNPIARFTAIASLALVAAYPFMKRISWWPQAWLGLVFSWAALVGSVAIWDRFEWPGIFLYGGCIFWVIGFDTVYAIQDIEDDALAGIKSSARALKSHLRLGVSLFFVLAVLGWGAAIWFTRPQPLVLLTLLPVVLHFIWQMTTLDVNDGQNALMRFRSNRQIGFLLFLACATIGMANNFSVY, from the coding sequence ATGGTCGAACAAGGCAATAGCGTGTCAACAGAGTCAGATTCCAGAATTGTGTCCGATAGCGAGGCTAAGGGAATAGTCAAACGCCTGCCGCCTAAATTAGCCGCCTATATTTCGCTTGCCCGCGCGGATCGACCTATTGGGGTTTGGCTACTTTTCTGGCCGGGGGCGGCGGCTGTCGCTTTGGCAGGTGGCCTTCTCTCACATTGGTTTTTACTACCCGCTTTCTTTATCGGGGCTTTTGTGATGCGTTCAGCCGGATGCGTTTATAATGACATCGTTGACCGCGATCTTGATAAAAAAGTTGCTCGAACCCGAAACCGTCCACTAGCTTCCGGCTTTATTTCAGTCAAAGCGGCTTGTCTCTTTATCGCTTTTCTTTGCCTGATCGGATTGGGCTGCTTGACCTTTTTCAATCCCATAGCCCGTTTTACAGCGATCGCTAGCCTAGCCTTAGTGGCAGCTTATCCCTTCATGAAACGGATAAGCTGGTGGCCTCAGGCTTGGCTTGGTCTTGTTTTTAGCTGGGCGGCTTTGGTTGGAAGCGTTGCCATTTGGGATCGTTTCGAATGGCCGGGTATTTTTCTTTATGGCGGTTGTATCTTCTGGGTAATCGGTTTTGATACTGTTTACGCTATTCAAGATATTGAAGACGATGCCTTGGCCGGTATCAAATCCTCGGCAAGGGCATTAAAAAGTCATTTGCGTCTTGGGGTTAGTTTGTTTTTTGTTTTAGCTGTTTTGGGATGGGGCGCGGCTATCTGGTTCACGCGTCCCCAGCCTTTAGTTTTACTAACGTTATTGCCTGTAGTCCTGCATTTCATCTGGCAAATGACAACATTGGATGTCAATGACGGGCAAAATGCTCTGATGCGTTTCCGTTCCAATCGTCAGATTGGCTTCTTGCTTTTCTTGGCTTGTGCAACCATCGGTATGGCTAATAATTTTTCGGTATATTGA
- the tsaB gene encoding tRNA (adenosine(37)-N6)-threonylcarbamoyltransferase complex dimerization subunit type 1 TsaB: protein MQLVIDTATAACSVALIEGDRVLACEKEIVGRGHAEKLLPMVAALPDQGRADSILVDCGPGSFTGIRVGIAAALALGLGWDIPVSGYGSLDIVAASAFRRHSDVSQLTVAFIGGHGELFIQSFSCDRPSLHLTTTTELQSLRPEAAAALVQDSLVVGSAAANLIKVRGWGESEEAWPFADEARFLEKTATTLPATPIYGRLPDAKIPS, encoded by the coding sequence ATGCAATTGGTCATTGATACAGCCACAGCGGCCTGTTCTGTTGCTTTGATAGAAGGCGACCGCGTCCTTGCCTGCGAGAAGGAAATTGTGGGTCGCGGTCACGCTGAAAAACTTTTGCCTATGGTCGCTGCTTTACCGGATCAAGGTCGCGCTGATAGTATCCTTGTTGATTGCGGGCCCGGCAGTTTTACCGGCATCCGCGTCGGGATTGCGGCTGCCCTGGCTTTAGGTTTGGGATGGGATATTCCTGTCTCTGGTTATGGCTCCTTAGATATTGTTGCGGCCTCGGCTTTCCGACGGCACAGCGATGTGTCGCAACTGACGGTTGCTTTTATTGGCGGTCATGGTGAATTGTTTATTCAGTCTTTTTCCTGCGATCGGCCTTCACTTCATTTGACCACCACCACAGAACTTCAATCCTTGCGACCCGAAGCCGCTGCTGCCTTAGTGCAAGACTCACTCGTGGTCGGTTCGGCGGCGGCCAATTTGATAAAGGTAAGAGGCTGGGGCGAATCGGAAGAGGCTTGGCCTTTTGCGGATGAAGCCCGCTTTTTAGAAAAAACAGCGACGACACTACCTGCTACGCCGATTTACGGCCGTTTGCCTGATGCGAAAATACCGTCATGA
- a CDS encoding Fur family transcriptional regulator codes for MRQINIETLCAQKGLRITGQRRVIAQVLSEAEDHPDVESLYERASAIDSGISIATVYRTVRLFEEAGILERHDFGDGRARYEASPEDHHDHLIDVESGKIIEFSDEDMESLQKIIAERLGYKLVDHRLELYGVPLNRSPKSSK; via the coding sequence GTGCGGCAGATCAATATTGAAACGCTTTGTGCGCAAAAAGGTCTGCGGATAACAGGTCAAAGAAGGGTTATTGCTCAGGTTTTATCTGAAGCCGAAGATCATCCCGATGTCGAGTCTCTTTACGAACGGGCATCTGCGATTGATTCCGGTATTTCGATTGCTACCGTCTATCGTACCGTGCGCTTATTTGAAGAAGCCGGTATTCTTGAACGTCATGATTTTGGCGATGGCCGCGCGCGTTACGAGGCTTCCCCCGAAGATCATCACGATCATCTTATAGATGTGGAATCTGGAAAGATTATCGAATTTTCAGATGAAGACATGGAAAGCCTGCAAAAAATAATCGCCGAACGCTTGGGATATAAATTGGTCGATCACCGCTTGGAATTATACGGTGTCCCGTTGAATCGTTCGCCTAAATCATCGAAATAA
- a CDS encoding MucR family transcriptional regulator has translation MSDDNALSETLITLTADIVSAHVSNNSVSVADVPQLIQNVHHALSALSEANAEPEARPEPAVSVRASVKPDYIICLEDGKKLKMLKRHLATHYQLTPEQYRAKWNLPADYPMVAPNYADQRRSLAKKIGLGTQRRKR, from the coding sequence ATGAGCGATGACAATGCTTTGTCTGAAACTTTGATTACCTTAACGGCTGATATCGTTTCAGCCCATGTCAGCAACAACAGCGTTTCTGTTGCCGACGTTCCCCAGCTTATCCAGAATGTCCATCATGCACTTTCTGCTTTAAGCGAAGCTAACGCAGAACCGGAAGCACGGCCTGAACCCGCTGTCTCTGTCCGCGCCTCTGTTAAACCCGATTATATCATCTGCCTCGAAGACGGTAAGAAGCTGAAAATGCTGAAACGTCATCTTGCAACCCATTATCAGCTGACGCCGGAACAATACCGCGCTAAATGGAATTTGCCGGCAGATTATCCGATGGTCGCCCCGAATTACGCTGATCAGCGTCGTTCTTTGGCCAAAAAAATCGGTCTTGGTACCCAGCGTCGCAAACGCTAA
- a CDS encoding NifU family protein → MLIETEKTPNPATLKFLLHRPVMERESRYFVNKEEAADSPLAVALFDLQHVTAVFYGRDFISVTLDSPSLWSNLESKIIMIISDHFDNDIPLLVENSEKNETKDHDEEDDVILQIKDLIDSRVRPAVARDGGDIVFQKFEDGIVYLSMRGACAGCPSSVATLKQGVETLLKHFVPEIKEVRAI, encoded by the coding sequence ATGCTGATCGAGACAGAAAAGACGCCGAATCCGGCTACCCTTAAATTTTTGCTTCACCGTCCCGTAATGGAACGTGAATCCCGTTATTTTGTCAATAAAGAGGAAGCCGCTGATTCGCCTTTGGCCGTAGCGCTTTTTGACTTGCAGCATGTGACGGCTGTTTTCTACGGACGGGATTTTATTTCCGTCACCCTCGATTCACCTTCATTATGGTCTAACCTCGAATCCAAGATCATTATGATCATTTCGGATCATTTCGATAATGACATTCCGTTATTGGTAGAAAATTCCGAAAAGAATGAAACAAAAGATCATGATGAAGAAGATGACGTCATTCTTCAGATCAAAGATCTGATCGATAGCCGCGTTCGTCCGGCTGTTGCTCGTGATGGGGGGGATATCGTTTTCCAGAAATTTGAAGACGGCATTGTCTATTTGTCGATGCGGGGCGCTTGCGCAGGTTGTCCTTCTTCTGTTGCGACCCTGAAACAAGGGGTCGAGACCTTGCTGAAACATTTTGTCCCTGAAATTAAAGAAGTTCGGGCGATTTAA